Proteins from a genomic interval of Osmia bicornis bicornis chromosome 11, iOsmBic2.1, whole genome shotgun sequence:
- the LOC114878586 gene encoding geranylgeranyl pyrophosphate synthase isoform X1 yields the protein MDQSKHIPYSRTGDKEEDKILLEPFTYILQVPGKQIRAKLAHAFNYWLKISQDKLRAVGDIVQLLHTSSLLIDDIQDNSVLRRGIPVAHNIYGTASTINAANYVIVIALERVLALNHPEGTQVYVEQLLELHRGQGMEIYWRDNYICPSETAYKQMTIRKTGGLFNLAVRLMQLFSDCKEDYTPLAGILGLYFQIRDDYCNLYLQEYAENKSYCEDLSEGKFSFPIIHAVQNHSEDRQIMNILRQRTKDIEVKRYCVNLLEKFGSFAYTRNVLEELDKKARDEVQRLGGNPLLVDVLDELMNWKHQNTQQNRKATV from the exons ATGGATCAGAGTAAACATATACCTTATTCTCGGACCGGTGATAAGGAAGAAGATAAG ATATTGTTGGAACCGTTTACTTACATCCTCCAAGTTCCTGGAAAACAGATCAGAGCAAAGTTAGCACATGCCTTCAATTATTGGTTAAAAATATCACAGGATAAACTACGAGCAGTCGGGGATATAGTACAACTACTTCATACCTCTAGCTTACT AATTGATGATATTCAAGATAATTCAGTTTTAAGAAGAGGTATCCCTGTAGCTCATAATATTTATGGGACAGCGAGTACAATAAATGCTGCAAACTATGTAATAGTTATTGCTTTGGAAAGAGTGCTTGCTTTAAATCATCCAGAG GGTACTCAAGTATATGTGGAACAATTATTGGAACTCCATAGAGGACAAGGTATGGAAATTTATTGGAgagataattatatttgtcCATCTGAAACTGCATATAAACAGATGACAATTAGAA AAACAGGTGGACTTTTCAATTTAGCTGTGCGATTAATGCAACTATTTTCTGATTGTAAAGAAGACTACACTCCTTTAGCAGGAATTTTAGGACTTTACTTTCAGATTAGAGATGATTACTGTAATTTATACCTTCAAGAA TATGCTGAAAATAAGAGTTACTGTGAAGATTTGTCAGAAGGAAAATTCAGTTTTCCTATTATCCATGCTGTACAAAATCACTCGGAAGACAGACAGATAATGA ACATTCTCAGACAACGAACTAAGGACATTGAGGTAAAACGATATTGTGTAAATTTATTAGAAAAGTTTGGGTCTTTCGCTTATACGCGAAATGTACTTGAAGAGCTAGATAAAAAAGCTAGGGACGAAGTTCAACGTTTAGGTGGGAATCCTTTATTAGTTGACGTATTAGATGAACTAATGAATTGGAAACATCAAAATACTCAACAAAATAGAAAAGCCACAGTTTAA
- the LOC114878586 gene encoding geranylgeranyl pyrophosphate synthase isoform X2 produces MDQSKHIPYSRTGDKEEDKILLEPFTYILQVPGKQIRAKLAHAFNYWLKISQDKLRAVGDIVQLLHTSSLLIDDIQDNSVLRRGIPVAHNIYGTASTINAANYVIVIALERVLALNHPEGTQVYVEQLLELHRGQETGGLFNLAVRLMQLFSDCKEDYTPLAGILGLYFQIRDDYCNLYLQEYAENKSYCEDLSEGKFSFPIIHAVQNHSEDRQIMNILRQRTKDIEVKRYCVNLLEKFGSFAYTRNVLEELDKKARDEVQRLGGNPLLVDVLDELMNWKHQNTQQNRKATV; encoded by the exons ATGGATCAGAGTAAACATATACCTTATTCTCGGACCGGTGATAAGGAAGAAGATAAG ATATTGTTGGAACCGTTTACTTACATCCTCCAAGTTCCTGGAAAACAGATCAGAGCAAAGTTAGCACATGCCTTCAATTATTGGTTAAAAATATCACAGGATAAACTACGAGCAGTCGGGGATATAGTACAACTACTTCATACCTCTAGCTTACT AATTGATGATATTCAAGATAATTCAGTTTTAAGAAGAGGTATCCCTGTAGCTCATAATATTTATGGGACAGCGAGTACAATAAATGCTGCAAACTATGTAATAGTTATTGCTTTGGAAAGAGTGCTTGCTTTAAATCATCCAGAG GGTACTCAAGTATATGTGGAACAATTATTGGAACTCCATAGAGGACAAG AAACAGGTGGACTTTTCAATTTAGCTGTGCGATTAATGCAACTATTTTCTGATTGTAAAGAAGACTACACTCCTTTAGCAGGAATTTTAGGACTTTACTTTCAGATTAGAGATGATTACTGTAATTTATACCTTCAAGAA TATGCTGAAAATAAGAGTTACTGTGAAGATTTGTCAGAAGGAAAATTCAGTTTTCCTATTATCCATGCTGTACAAAATCACTCGGAAGACAGACAGATAATGA ACATTCTCAGACAACGAACTAAGGACATTGAGGTAAAACGATATTGTGTAAATTTATTAGAAAAGTTTGGGTCTTTCGCTTATACGCGAAATGTACTTGAAGAGCTAGATAAAAAAGCTAGGGACGAAGTTCAACGTTTAGGTGGGAATCCTTTATTAGTTGACGTATTAGATGAACTAATGAATTGGAAACATCAAAATACTCAACAAAATAGAAAAGCCACAGTTTAA